The genomic stretch GTAACAAACGCCACAACGAGATCTTATGCTGCTACAAATAATTATGCAATTTAACTTTGTAGGACTGACCATTATTCACTTGGGCCATTAATATTCATTTTCCATGTTTCTATGTTAAAAACCAGACCATTAGGAATGTGGCCCCAATAGGGGAAAAGCCCAATCAAAATATAGGTCTTATATAACAATTTGGGCTCATTCTATTTATCAACTAACTTACTTGGGTCTTCGGTAACTAGACTCATTATTACTTCCTCAATTGGGCCATTTTCATCGATTACTTTTCGTCGACCCATTTACTTCCTCAATTGGGCCATTTTCATCCATTCTTTCTCGTCGACCCATTTACTTCCTCAATTGGGCCATTTTCATCCATTCATTTACTTGGGCCTCAGTAAGTAGATGTCATTTGCAATTTGCAAAGTTAACACATTACAAATTAAATGTTTTTCTTTTTGCAATTGATTCATTTTAAGTTTTTAAAACCTTAATAATCAAGCCTAACAAACCGAGACCGAAATTATTTTTTATCGACAACGAATAATGGACAACTATCGTCAAAATACAAATTTAgatcaacaatcaataacaaaTTAAAGCTTCTTCTCTTATTTATGTAGTATTATCACAATACaaattgataataataatacaaatacaacccatgaataatacaataaccgaCGAGCTAACTTTTCTGATTTAGTAGCACGTAACTTCTGAGATTTCAATTTAATATTTTTCGATGTCAATTGCCGTAACCTATCCTCCAAAGAGTTGTTTAGATCAATCAACCTGTTCATGTTCCGATCAACCTCCACGCATTCATCCCATACGAAGTAACCACAATCTTTAGTCTAAAGATGCATTAAAAATTAATTAGAGCAATAAACATAGATATtatactaattatattattttgagCTATAAACATAAATAAACCTTCCATAAGGGACAACGATAAAAAAACCTTCCTTTGTTAGGTCCATTTTTCTTCACGAGTTGACGGATTGGAACCAAGTTATGATAACAATGTGAATCGCaagaacaagattgattaaaacTCATATTTGAAAGATGATGGTGGTGTCGATACAATTGAAATATAGTATGAgattttaataattaaatatgattattagatttggaaacaaaatatactTATTTTTTTAAGGAATTATTAGATTTGGGAAAAAAATATCTTGATTTTTTTTATGGATTATTAGATTTGGGGAAAAAAATATCTTGATTTTTTTAAGTGAGAGAAACGAATATACTTGATTTTTTTAAGTGAGAGAAACGATTTTTTTTAGTTAGAGAAATGAGGTTAAAATAAATAAgaacataaaataaatataagaaaCAAAAAATAATTAGTATAGAGATTAGTATAAAAAAATTAGATTAATATTGCTAATGATCTTTGGAAAGTGTAGCAATTAATAGGTTGTCtctttttgaatttgaaattcaaaattttcaaatttatcCCTCTAAAAATTCATTTGAAAAAGATTTCATATGGTCCCTACCAAACTCCACTTAGCGTGCTCTCACTGGCCTGTGTACCAAGGCCCTTGTACACCCCGTGTACTTGTAGCCTTTTCGCTTTTTGTCTATTGTAGAATGTTTCTTGTCTTTTGAGTAAAATTCTATCAAGACTTCACAatattaaatcaaataataatGAAGTCAATGCCCAAGTCTTATACACCAAATTAAAAGCCATCACATCTTCATTGTTTTCTATCAACTTCTCAAACCACAATCAAACACCATGGACATGGAACAAGAAGAGCTCCAATTCTTAGGCTTCTTTGGTATATGCAAAGAAGCCATAGTAATCACATTTCGACACTCGAAAATCTTTACTAAGCTTACCCTTACCTTAATCTTCCCTCTATCCATCATCTTCCTCGCACATGATGGATTTTCCACCTTCCTATCTCAAAAGATCATAACAAATGAAGATACCTTAGACACCACGCAACTTGGTACACCTGCTTTTGACGACGAATTCAACAAAATCTCTTCCGAGTTGACCACCCTATGGCTCATTAAGCTCGTTTACTTATTAATCGTCCTTGTGTTTTCCCTACTTTCCACATCTGCCATTGTTTACACCGTCGCTTGTATCTACACTGGTAAGGATATCTCGTACAAAAAGGTCATGAGTGTTGTTCCTAAGGTTTGGAAAAGGGTCATGGTCacatttttatggagttttggtATAATGTTAGTCTATAATTTGGTTTTTTCCATAGCAATAATCATTTTATTATCCCTTACTCATTATCCTGATATTAGTTTATCAGATTTAATAGTAATATTAATCATCTTGTTTTTCTATGTAATCGGGTTTGTACATATGAGTGTTCAATGGCAACTGGCCACTGTTATTTCTGTCATGGAAGACACATATGGTATACAAGCAATGGCGAAGAGCAGAATCTTGATCAAGGGCAAATCAGGAATTTCAGTCGCGATTTTCGTGGCATACTTCCTGTGTTTGGTGGGGATTGAGTATACATTTGAGAGAGCTGAGGTTACTGACAGGGGTAGTGTCGGAATTGGAGGTAAAATTGGGTATGGAGTTTTATGTTTGGTAGGGTTGACTTTGCTCTTCTTATTTGGGTTTGTTGTTCAAACAATCGTCTATTTTGTGTGCAAGTCGTATCATCATCAAAATATCGACAAGTCTTCTTTGGCTGATCATCTTGAGGCTTATCGCGGGGAATATGTTCCtttaactgctaataacatacAAATGGAGCAATTTCAAGTCTAATTCACTCAAACTCCATCCTCCATTTTTTTCGGTAATTATTGTTTTTTCTCGCCTTCGATGTCGTATTTATTCTCGGTTTCTGATCGTTATCGAGGTGGATTGAAGCCTCGAGGGTAGTTTATATGGTGTGAAGTAACTAGGAAACTACAATAACAACACCGTTGAAGACGAGTGGCAATTCTTTAAGAATGGTTTAATTAATACTGTTTTTAGTAGTTTAATTAATACGTTTTTTTTTAAATCGATCGTTTTTTTCGAGAATtatgatttggaaaaaaaattgtcgtatttggatcccgtggctaggagtttttgtatGTCAAAAGTTTTTTTCTTTTGACCGAACAAATTTTGAGTGACCATTGACCATATCGCttggtcacgaattccaaactagtattttttttttcaaatcgtaattCTCGAAAATGCgatttatttgaaaaaaaaactcGTCACATTCCGATcttgtaaacacgagttatgaccttCTAAAGTTTCCGGATCAAAATTTTACGTATTTCGTGCAAAATGACAACCTCAAGGACACCATGTGCATTTCCCCCCAAAAAAAATAATCTCATTTTCAAGTGTCGACAATGTATAATACACATGGTACGGAGTATAAtaatcaatttagtttaattcctcttacgagggcactttcgttgtacattcgagtcgagcaatcactaaacgttaacttagttaatctcgattcgtcaaacatgtaagtcttttttttttttttttttttttttttttttttttttggtcaagcGAAGCGGATTACATCCAACGGAACTAGAACGAAataaaaacaaacacaaacagaCAAGAACAACTAAGCTAGAACTGGAACATCGGAACAAAACGCGGCCAAGCTACGCCTCCCATATCTTGTTGGATTAGGTGAAATAAGTCCATCGGCATATTGGTGTGGTCAACCCGACACAACTGATGTGGCTGAGATATCCCTAGATTTGCCATCCAATCCGCACACTTATTTGCCTCTCGGTAAATGTGAATGATTTGGACTCGCCAAGGCGAGTCTCTAATGAATGACTTGCAGATTTGCATGAGATGTGAATGAGCTGTAGGGAATCCTTCTTTGTCCTCCATCACCTTAGCCACCAACATTGAGTCAGTTTGAATTATAAGCCGTGGAATTTGTCGTTCCATTGCAATCATAAGGCCTCGTCGTAAGGCCATCAGCTCAGCTCGAGTGACCGTCGCAATTCCAAGTTTCTCAGCAAACGCCTCAATGATATGTCCATTCGAATTTCGGAATATACCACCCGCTCCCGCTAAACCCGGGTTACCTTTTGAAGCTCCATCTACATTTAAAACCACCCAATGAACCGGGGGTGCTATCCAACGGATACAAACCTCCTCATGGGCTCGGGTTGTCTTGGCTAGGGCCACATCCAAACCTTCTTTAGCATTCAAAACTTCCCAAATTCTCTGTGAGATGAAAGTAAAAGCATTATCCGGACTTGCCTCCGTTCTTGCAAAAGTTCTATTATTCCTCCAACGCCATAACCACCATACAATCACCGTAAATGAAGTCGCCCAGTTCTTCAAGTCGTCACGACCTTTGTGTCTTAAATTAAAGACTATCCAGTCCCGAGAGTCCATGATTTCCAAGAACCGTCGATCCTTGACGAAGGGGAAAAGATTCCATATCCTACGAGCTGCCGGACAGTCACGGAGTAGGTGCAGTATCGTCTCTTCTTTGTCACGGCATATTCCACAACAAGGATCGTCTGTGAAGGTTCGTTTAGCTCGGTTGACATTAGACATGATACGATCGTGCAAAATGAGCCACAGGAACATACGCATTCGTTGTGGAGCCCAAGTCTTCCACGGTAGCTTCCACAAACCTTCATCACCTTTAGAGACATTACCCCTTAGCAGATTAACCGCTGACTTTATCGAGAAAAATCCATTTGAGGTGCCTGCCCAATAAATCTGATCGTCGTTGTCATCTCCTGGAAGTACTTCATAGGATGCAATTGTTTGGAGTATTTCCGAGCTGAACAAATCCGCAAAGAGGTCCCACTTCCAACCAGTTTGAGGGTCCCACATGTCCGCCACCGTGGAGTTGGCAATTTCTGCCGGTATTGGGTTCAGCGTGAGTTCACTAAGAGGGCACGGTGTCGCCCACTGCTGCTGCCAGAACAGAGTATTGGTTCCGTTCCCAATCGCAGACCCGAAGCCGGTCTTAGTAGCTGCTACGGCTTCTACTATTCCTTTCCAAGTATTTGAGCTAGTTGTTTTGTTTTCAAACATTCCCAAATCACAGCGGCCCTTACAATACTTGTGCCTTAAAACTCGAGCCCAAAGGGTATTAGGCTCATTAAGCATCCTCCACCCTAGTTTAGCCATAAAGGCTGTATTGACTTGCCGCATGGACCTTAGTCCAAGTCCCCCTTGAGCTTTCTCATTGGTCACCATGTCCCATGAAACAAGACTTAAGCCTCGGGAATCTTGGTCTCCTCCCCACAAAAACCGACGCGACTTCTTATCAAGCTCGTCACACAGTGATCGTGGTAGCCTTGTCGTTTGCATAACATATGATGGAATAGTTGATAAAGTCGATTGAATTAGGGTGGCTCGTCCAGCCAGCGACAAGTTCTTAGACCTCCACCCCGTCAACCTCTTATCAACCCTTTGAGCAATGTAATCGAAAGTCTCTTTGGTGACTCTGCCATTGATCGTTTGGACACCTAAATATATCCCCAGGTCGTCCGTTGGCTCAATATGTAGTTCTCTGCTTATATCGTCTGAAAGTAAATTATCAACATTGGGCGAGAAGAAGACTTTCGACTTTGCAAAACTCACTTTTTGTCCCGAGGCTTGGCAAAAAACTTTGAGACATTTATTGATGACACGAGCTTGCGCTATCGATGCTTCCCCAAAAAGAATTATGTCGTCCGCAAACATCAAGTGGGATAAAACAGGACCCCCTCGACAGGTTGGAAAACCTTTCCATTGCTCATCGCTAACCTCTTGCTCAATTAACTGGCTGAGTTTCTCCATACACATGGTGAATAAGTAGGGTGATAGGGGATCACCTTGACGTATACCCCGAGTTGGTGTAAATGATTCGGTCCGTTCTCCATTCCACAAAATGCTCAGGGACGACATCTTGACGCAATGCATAATGGTTCTTACCATTTGATCCGGGAGTTTCATGTCAATCAAAGTGTGTCGGATGAAAGGCCATTCTAACCTGTCATATGCTTTCTCGAGGTCGAGTTTTAGTGCCATGAATCCTTTTCTTCCTGTCTTTCGTCTCATCGAATGGAGCACCTCTTGGACAAGGATTACGTTATCCGTGATTTGACGCTTGGGAACGAAGCTCGTCTGAACAGGATTAATAAGGATAGGAAGCACCGGCTTTAACCGATTTAACACCATTTTCGTGATTAATTTGTAAACCACATTACACAATCCAATTGGACGGAATTGTGTAACGAGTTGGGGATGGTCAATTTTCGGTATCAAGGCAATGAAAGTCTCACCAAGTCCTTCCGGGAAAATATCATTGTGAAGCGCATTAAAAACCAAGCGACATAAGCTCTCAGATACAACTTCCCATTGGGTTTGATAAAATAGAGCTTGAAATCCATCTGGTCCAGGAGCCTTGTAAGGTGACATTTGGTTTAGAGCGCATTGCAAATCAGTGACCGAATAATTCCGTGTGAGCCTCTGATAATCCTCCGTGGTTAATTGCGGAAAAAGACCTCTCGTGAGCCCCTCGAAATTGCACGGTGACGTTGGCCCAGCAAAAAGACCTTGGAAATATTCAACTACCATTCTCTTAACAGTACTTGCATCCCATATCCAGTTTCCTTGGTCATCTTGGAGGCTTTCAATTCTATTGTGTTTCCTTCGAATGATAGTACTCAAATGAAATAATCGAGTATTTCGGTCCCCGTCACAAATTGCTTCCATCCGTGATTTTTGGAACCAAAGCATCTCTTCTTCTCTTAGGACATCATCCAATTGTCTTTTCAATTTCAATTCAAATTTGAAAAGATAATCAGGGCCTCCTCTGGATAATCTCGTTTGAACACCAAGAAGCCTTCGTTCCAAGCTGCGTTTTTTCGCAAAAATATTGTGGAATACATCTTTATTCCATTGCTGGAGTTTTGCGGCAAATTGATGAATAAATGGGAAAAAGGATTCCTCATTATTCCAGTTTTTAACTACGAATTCAGAAAAATTGTTGTGGTTCATCCATGCCGCTTGAAAACGAAAAGGTCTCAAAGCTTTAGGGATAGGAGCGAACCCAGTTGTACTCATAAGAATAGGACAATGATCGGATTGATTTTGTACCAAGTGACGGAGTGAACCTTCTGCAAACATTGTCCTCCAAGTAGAATTACAAATTGCCCTATCAAGCCTTGCCCATTTGTGAGTTTGGGTGGAGTGGCCCCTTGACCAGGTGAAATTCGGTCCCGAGAAATCAAGGTCTATCCAGTTGTTGTTTTCCAACCAAGAATTGAATCTGTTGCACCTGCGTCGCATCGTGTCACTATCTCCATTCCTTTCATGAAGGAACCTTGTGTCATTAAAATCCCCCATGGCCAACCAAGGGCGGTTGTGACTACGAGCAAAGATCTCCAAATCTTCCCACAATTCTTCTTTTTTGATTGTATCCGGGCTAGCATACACAGCTGTAAAATACCAAGGCTCCTCTCCTCTTCGAGTAATTTCAGCAGTGATATGTTGGGCATGATGAACCAGGGGAGTAACAGTGACACTTTCCGCTCGCCAAAACATCCAGATACCCCCGCTAAAACCTTCAGCATCAACTCTCGTCTTCCCACTGAAATGAATTCGATCACACACTCGTTGGGCAATGTCTCCACTGATGTGCGTCTCCATCAAAACAAGCACCTGAGGATTATTTACCTTGATCAATTCCGTTAGCATGCTTAATAACGCCGGGTTTCCAGCACCTTGAACATTCCATGTCATAATATTCAATGCCGGTTTGCGGCTCAAAAAATTTGGGAATCTATCCATTAAATGATATGGTAAAGATGGTAAAGAGGACAGAAAAGCCTCAGATAGCGTTTGTAGAACTTCCATCTCTCTCGAGATGAGTCCTGCCTTCAGGCATAGCTCCATCTTGCAGGAGACCGGGTTGGTCTGTGTTTGGAATTTCAGCAAGATTTTGCGTGCTAGAGGTGTTGTTGAGATGAGACTGGGGTCCTTCAAGCAATTGTGTGTGATTGTGCAGGACGATGGAGGTATCAACCAATGGCAGACCAGGGGGGTTTGGGTCAGGAGGGATGTCGCCATCGTGATGGGTAAGGGCCAAGGTCGAACTGCGAACGAATTTCTTGTGAGGCTTGCGAGGGATTTTGCAGGCTAAAGATCTTCGTATAGCAACTTCTTTAGAGACagaatatttttgtgattttttattTAGGTTAAGATTATGATTTATGGGAAACTTAGGGGATATGGGAATATTGGGTGAAATAGGACTCAAGGTGGTCAACGGCCTAGGATTTCTTTTGGAAGTAGAATCTAGTTGCATATCCGAATTCCGGATTCTTTCCTGGAAAGTAGGGAAATTGAGAGCAGAATTGGTAGGAGTAGATAATTTTTCCAAAATCATATCTTGTGGGGTGGGATTGCTGTTTTCTTTCCCATTGCAGAGGATTCGGGTGGATTTTTTAGGATTACGATTTTCACCGATTTTAATTTTCCCGGACGTATCCTGGTTTGCTGGGCTGTTTCCTTGCTCCGTAGCTTGTCCTATTCCTTTTGTAACAGGTGATTGGGCCGACCTAACTTGAACCTCAACTAGTTCAGAGTCTGGTTGAACGTTGTTCTCCACCTCCAAATCTTGTTCCTCTCCCAAAGCTTCAAATCTGGAACCTGACTGTCGAGCTGGGTTCTTCAGAATCTGCACTTGTGGTTGTTTCATACGGTCCCCACCGTTACTCTGCTCTACTCCTTTTTCTTGCCTCGTCGGTCTTTTTCGTGTTGGCTTTTTAACGTGCATCCACGAACCATACGCCTCATGATGTCTATCCGGGGCTCCTCTCTCATTTGGTACTGCATCATCATCTCCTTTTTCTTGTAGCTCTCTCTGTTCTGAGGCTACATGTTTCTCCTGTTGAACATTAGGAAACAGGGGACAATTAGTGTCAGTGTGACCTAATTTGCCACATTTGTAACAAATCATCCTTAAGCCTTCATATTGAACAATCCACACTTTGCCATTTAGCCTAAACTTCGAAAGCAAAGGTTTGGACAAATCGACTTCCACACTCATTCTGATAAATTGCCCTCTCTCTGCAAGAGCAGTTGGCTTATCAATCCGAACAACTCGTCCAATTCTGTTTCCAATCTTTCTTAGGATATCCTCATGATAGTATTCCACAGAAAGTCGCGGAATTCGGACCCAGGTGGTGAGGAACCGTATTGGTTCATCCGTTCCAATGAAATTTGGAACCCATTTTCGGATCGTGAGGTAATGATCGCCTATCATCCACGGTCCCTGTGTCAAAACAAACTCATAATCTTCGCGATTTGTGAATCTGGCAACATAATAAGAACAACCTACATCAGTCAAAATTAAACCTCCTTTGATTGCCCATTTCTTTTTGATCTGCCTCACCAATGAATAATACCCTATGTTTTTGTCAAacatttttatgattaatgaGTCTTTCCATTGCATTCTAATCATCTGCTTCTCTTCCTTGGACAACAGGATAGTAGGACATGTGGGATCGTTTGCTTGCTCTGGatcctcttcatcgtcatccgaCACATCCTCATAGATTGCGTTCTCTGTGACGTTGAAAGCACCCTCCCCATATAAGGCGAAAGAGGGAGAAACTCCATTTTTGAGAGATTCTGCATAAGATCTAAACGGCACCGAGTTTTGTGACACTTGAGCAGCCAAAGAATCAGGCACTATGGATACATCCATGGAGTCCGATGTTTGGGAAGGTGGCATGGTGGACTGTGTATGCATTTTGAATTTTTTGGTTGAGCGGGAGACGGAGTCGTCGTCAGAGGAAGGGTTTTTCTCAGAGGTCATTACCGTAATTTGTGTAAAGGAAAattcaaacatgtaagtctgaggatgtaaatcccatcttttattattgtattttatttttgtatcaattattgtaaggtttacgtcgaaagcatatttaaaaccgatttataaaaccctttgttaaaacctttttACAGATTAACGgaagacagatgtcgagaagaaacgcaacaaTTGCTGTGCTTTTTCGAAGagccgcagcatctgctgcgcctcttcctgaggctgccgcaattcctgcttttcttcttcttccttcgctCTCTGTTAGTTCGTCTATTTTCTttcgtcttttcttatttttCCCTTATTTCGTTAGTATGATGATTTTAGCACATAATTCATAATAATTCATCACTTTTAATCCAACTTagatcccaaataatcaatatttgcgggttttcgtcattacatcaaacccggattttagagactcgatctgttcatatcaagtttctggaattcgactttggtacatgttttcatttgtttgttGTCATTAATAAACCTAATTTTCTAATAAGCTTAATTCATAATTAGTTTTGTGATTAGTCTTTAATTCGTCCTAATTTGAGTcctttttatcgcttttatgacccattcgtatgtaaataatctgttaaatcacttttactcgaGTCGAAAGTCAATAATCGATCCTTAAaacaccaatgaacattaacgatatgcagttccggcttcacatcagaactcacctcaggaacagacgcagtgaccactgcgtctcttccaagggacgcaactctgctgcgcctgtttcgggttgagttctgcctctggacttccgttgttgctttgacctagtttattagcttacgtattaaccgactattaatcgtattatcactacTAATCTATCCATTAAtttatttcccttttttttttctcaaatcatctcttttaaatgtattttcgacgtagatcaatcaaaccaatgtaattattgtaattttaattattgtattttctcgTATTCCTTGTTAtcgtttgtttgtatgttttcacatgtaatcaatctaaatccttacttcgacctaattgtatgctaaactacacgtttaccgacttagttaattctcacatgctaggattaatctatttgtttgttgcattgcatgcatataatcgacaacatatcaagtatagatgattttccctaattattagtagaggccgctatcgaggcggacgggattagtgttcgatcaaaagagtttcctaatacgtatcctcaccccttactccagatctctgtgaacatccgtgttcattggcatccacgagagtcattctagacatagaatgctaagagtaacgagttcttagtgtccatgtcattactttgtgtcttgacatgacacgaagtattcgaacggttccaatttcccataaaaattggtggcgactccacaaatgcaaacgcttgtcccaagcgcccctgtGGCCCGTGTCCACAAGGAGCTGTACGGTTGTTGCTTGTTGTTGTGGTGATTGCAGGTTGAAGCTGCTGCTATAATGGTGTTGAAATGGTGAGCACGATGAATGGTGGTGGAATGACGAAGGTTTCGTGATGGTGAATTGAATTAAATGGTGAAGAATGGAGGTGAAGGTATGAATTGGATGGTGAATGTAAATGATGATGAGGAGTTCGTTGCTGATGTTGCAGGTTGGCGTTGGCCTTGTTGTGGGTATGCCTGTGGAGATGCGGATCAACTATGGTGATGATAAAAATGGTGATGAAGCTTGAAAAGATGGAGATGATGAATTGGACGAGGCATCTGAAGATCAAATGTTGACTTTGTTTACTTTTGTGTTGACCAGTCTTAATTTCCGCCTTGCTTCACTTTGTTCCTTGATTTCCGTCTCAAACTACTCTCAACTCGAATCTCCTTTTTATGATTCCGCCTTGCCTACtcattaaattaatatattaataaaataatagtaataatactaatattataacAACAAcacgactaattattaaatatgaCAAAGAcggctaattattataaattaataaataaatgaGCTATTAAGTCGATTGAAGGGCACAAAAATCGAGTCAAGTAAAGGGTTAAATATGGGGTAAAATGACACTAAAATTATACTTATCAATGTTCCACATTGTTTTTTAAGAAGTTTTTAAGATGATGAAAATTTGCGAAATATAAATTGAAACTCATTAGTTTTAtgatataaaaatattttcattagaATATATTTCAActcattactcaattttcttaATTAATTTTCAGTTCTAACTTTTATTATTCAATCAAAATACAATGATGACAAATGTAAATAATTATAAGGCATCAATATTATATaagtaattttataaaaatattaaactttAACAAATACCGTGAATATAATGCACCTGGTCTAAATTAGTAGACTAATAAGGAAAGCAGAAGATCTTAGAGAATTTGCTATTTCAGGAATTGTGGAACATCTTAGTGAATAAGAGGGAATAGTATATTATTATTACAAAAATAATCTAAAGGCTTCCTCCGATTTAAAAATAATCTAAAAATTCCTTTATCTAATGCATATATTTCCCAATATTATTTATATTCTATTTGTTTTATAGAAAATGCTCCCGGTTCAAATATTCTCTattcttttttttattatttaattttaatcctAAAGTCACTAGAAAATACGACCGATCTAAATGTTTATGTAAATATTACACAGGTCGTAATATTCTCAATAAATCGCAATATCAACTATCATGTCATATATCTTAACTGAGCTATACAAACAAAAAAATTCTTATTACGCGTACAAACTTCAATATAAAAAGCATGTATGACCCtattctttctggctttttagagagccgaatcgaatcgaatcaatcaatcgaatcgaatcgaatcgaatcgaatcgaatcgaatcgaatcgaatcgaagttgaattgaactgaacgGAATTGAATGGAGCTAAGCTGAACTGATTGGAGCTGAATTGAATGaagtccatcttccttttgatgtcgcCCTTCGTTCTAGCGTGGAACGCATTGTCACCGCTGAAAGAATTATAGTCCCTGCCTTTCATTGAATAATCAATCAGTTTATATACAAGCATTGTAATCCTATAAACTAAGTAACTAATCTATATTCTAGGCAATTATCTTAACCATATAATATACATACATAATTAGAGAATTAGAAAATATTCACATATTATCTATTACACCCCCGCAGTCGAAACGAGAGGTTCACGAACATTGAGACTGGATCGAAAATCGACAAATAACACCCGGGGTAATCCTTTAGTGAAGATGTCAGCGATTTGTTGTTTCGAAGGAACATGTAGGAC from Silene latifolia isolate original U9 population chromosome 2, ASM4854445v1, whole genome shotgun sequence encodes the following:
- the LOC141641637 gene encoding uncharacterized protein LOC141641637 — its product is MDMEQEELQFLGFFGICKEAIVITFRHSKIFTKLTLTLIFPLSIIFLAHDGFSTFLSQKIITNEDTLDTTQLGTPAFDDEFNKISSELTTLWLIKLVYLLIVLVFSLLSTSAIVYTVACIYTGKDISYKKVMSVVPKVWKRVMVTFLWSFGIMLVYNLVFSIAIIILLSLTHYPDISLSDLIVILIILFFYVIGFVHMSVQWQLATVISVMEDTYGIQAMAKSRILIKGKSGISVAIFVAYFLCLVGIEYTFERAEVTDRGSVGIGGKIGYGVLCLVGLTLLFLFGFVVQTIVYFVCKSYHHQNIDKSSLADHLEAYRGEYVPLTANNIQMEQFQV